Proteins encoded within one genomic window of Lysinibacillus sphaericus:
- a CDS encoding Rpn family recombination-promoting nuclease/putative transposase: MSVKTFRKIPLEKFIDLKVDYAFKQLFGTDKNKAITIVFLNALLNRTGRNAIKEVTFISQEFGSEHVDDKQSRLDILVKTQDELFVNVEIQLTNQYDMMKRTLYYWSRIYTSQLRKGMGYHKLRPTITINICNFTLFEHTKNYHSIFQLYDNQDNLKMDDVLEIHFIDINRFIQQWYAKQLDSFKNVLDRWLMLLGMVDGRKQKVYEEIYLELEELAMKDEELFNAMNVWHDLSQSPEDYYAYQSRLKYILDEAAKLEDTKYIAEQEGLLKGIEQGIAQGIEQGIKHGEKKVQKEMELTPIGIDK, encoded by the coding sequence ATGAGTGTAAAGACTTTTCGTAAAATCCCACTTGAAAAATTTATAGATTTAAAAGTAGATTATGCTTTTAAACAATTATTTGGTACGGATAAAAATAAGGCTATTACTATAGTATTCCTGAATGCTTTATTAAATCGTACAGGGAGAAATGCTATTAAAGAAGTTACTTTTATAAGTCAAGAATTTGGTAGTGAACATGTAGATGATAAGCAATCTCGCTTGGATATTTTAGTGAAAACACAAGATGAGTTATTTGTTAATGTTGAAATTCAATTAACCAATCAATACGATATGATGAAACGAACACTGTACTATTGGTCAAGAATTTATACTTCGCAACTGCGTAAAGGGATGGGGTATCATAAATTACGACCGACAATTACTATAAATATTTGTAATTTTACGTTATTTGAACACACAAAAAATTATCATTCTATTTTTCAACTTTATGATAATCAAGATAATTTGAAAATGGATGACGTACTTGAAATACATTTTATCGATATTAATCGATTTATACAGCAATGGTATGCAAAACAATTGGATTCTTTTAAAAATGTCTTGGATAGATGGTTAATGCTACTGGGAATGGTTGATGGACGTAAACAGAAAGTCTATGAAGAAATTTATTTAGAATTGGAGGAGCTTGCCATGAAAGATGAGGAGTTATTCAATGCTATGAATGTTTGGCATGATTTAAGTCAGTCCCCTGAAGATTATTATGCATATCAATCTCGTTTGAAATATATCCTTGATGAGGCGGCGAAGCTAGAAGATACAAAATATATAGCTGAGCAAGAAGGGCTATTGAAAGGAATAGAACAAGGCATAGCACAGGGAATAGAACAAGGCATTAAACACGGAGAAAAAAAGGTGCA
- a CDS encoding YbfB/YjiJ family MFS transporter, whose translation MNRQHIGILFGGVLLLVVAMGISRFAFTPILPFMREDVGFSFEVAGFLASSNYIGYFIGALWAGFIYRQRKHFLLLSVVLNVISVVLMGLIELYSVWLVLRLIAGITGGLIFVLTSSIIMDYLAKQTLTKWSGYLFSGIGLGIAISGLFVPFIEARFAWQGTWIGLGILSALFLVITFLLWRNLQVHDSVKVTKTADAKMSRGFMPWLIAAYGFEGLGYIITGTFLVDIIHNIPSLQSYSSYSWVIVGVAAIPSAPVWTVLLEKFSAIKILFVAYILQVLGILLPVFSQTVWSVLLSSFLFGLTFVGIVTLTTAYARQLFPTQSGPVVSLLTTFYAFGQIIGPIIAGQLVVIFSSYKAALIFAGSIVLLGLIVMLCGKWIVLKQQEKIANLNIQSNH comes from the coding sequence ATGAATCGTCAACACATTGGTATTTTATTTGGGGGAGTACTATTACTAGTTGTAGCGATGGGGATTAGCCGTTTTGCTTTTACGCCCATTTTGCCGTTTATGCGGGAGGATGTTGGCTTTTCATTTGAGGTTGCAGGCTTTTTAGCATCTAGTAATTATATTGGTTATTTTATTGGGGCATTATGGGCGGGATTTATTTACCGACAGCGGAAACATTTTTTACTGTTGAGTGTGGTATTAAATGTCATTTCTGTTGTGCTTATGGGGCTAATTGAGCTCTATAGTGTTTGGCTTGTTCTACGATTAATTGCAGGGATTACAGGGGGACTTATTTTTGTTTTAACTTCTAGTATTATTATGGATTATTTGGCCAAACAAACGCTCACAAAGTGGTCAGGCTATTTATTTAGTGGTATAGGGCTTGGTATTGCCATTTCAGGTTTATTCGTACCTTTTATTGAAGCACGTTTTGCTTGGCAAGGTACTTGGATTGGCTTAGGCATTTTATCCGCACTATTTTTAGTGATTACATTTCTATTATGGAGAAATTTACAAGTACACGATAGCGTGAAAGTAACGAAAACGGCAGATGCAAAAATGTCGCGGGGTTTTATGCCTTGGCTAATTGCGGCATATGGGTTTGAGGGGCTTGGTTATATTATAACTGGTACATTTTTAGTGGACATTATTCACAACATTCCATCGCTCCAATCATATTCCTCTTATAGTTGGGTCATTGTTGGTGTAGCGGCTATTCCATCTGCTCCAGTTTGGACAGTACTATTAGAGAAGTTTTCTGCAATAAAAATTTTATTTGTGGCTTACATACTACAAGTGCTAGGGATATTGTTGCCGGTATTTTCACAAACAGTATGGAGTGTGCTATTGTCTTCATTTTTATTTGGTTTAACATTCGTCGGTATTGTTACGCTAACAACTGCCTATGCTAGACAGCTATTTCCAACACAGAGTGGTCCAGTCGTGTCATTGTTGACAACGTTCTATGCGTTTGGACAAATTATCGGGCCAATTATAGCTGGACAACTTGTGGTCATTTTTAGCAGCTACAAGGCAGCACTCATTTTTGCAGGCAGCATCGTATTGCTAGGGCTAATTGTAATGTTATGCGGTAAGTGGATCGTGTTAAAACAACAAGAGAAGATAGCCAATTTAAACATCCAATCTAATCATTAG
- the guaD gene encoding guanine deaminase, whose protein sequence is MFKYTQIFKGTAFSSKSSKEVQILQDYLFCINADGIIEKTIAPEHPDYQTVLHTYKGKENFYQLTDGQYFFPGFVDLHVHAPQWAQAGTALDIPLYDWLNTYTFPIESKFSDLAFAKEVYEDLVSTLLANGTTTSLYFATVHKEASLLLAEICATKGQRGLVGKVVMDDPEQNPAFYRDANTATALADTEEFILAVKELAKSTKQGVYPVVTPRFIPSCTNSALKGLGELAAKYDTHIQSHCSESDWEHRYVQDRFNKNDAYALHDFGLLGDKSVMAHCNFLNDEDATLFAETGTAIGHCPISNAYFANSVIPIARFHAKGVDIGLGSDISGGFSPSLFDNARQAVMSSRMLEDGVNTELPADKRGVPNSRITINEAFYLATAGGGESLSLPIGRLQENYTWDVQVIDTKVASAKLPIFDNKEKLIDIFQKIMYLVRPENIREVWVQGIKVHERTE, encoded by the coding sequence ATGTTTAAATATACGCAAATTTTCAAAGGAACTGCTTTTTCAAGTAAGTCTTCCAAAGAAGTACAAATTTTACAAGACTACCTGTTTTGCATTAACGCAGACGGAATAATCGAAAAAACGATTGCGCCAGAGCATCCTGACTATCAAACAGTACTACATACATATAAAGGGAAAGAAAATTTCTACCAATTAACTGATGGCCAGTATTTCTTCCCAGGCTTTGTCGATTTGCATGTCCATGCACCACAATGGGCTCAAGCCGGTACTGCTCTAGACATCCCCCTATATGACTGGCTCAACACCTATACCTTCCCTATCGAATCGAAGTTCTCGGACTTAGCATTTGCGAAAGAGGTCTATGAAGATTTAGTAAGTACCCTTCTTGCCAATGGCACAACAACATCGTTGTACTTTGCAACAGTTCATAAGGAAGCAAGCCTATTATTAGCTGAAATCTGTGCTACAAAAGGACAACGTGGTCTTGTTGGGAAAGTTGTCATGGATGACCCTGAACAAAACCCTGCATTTTATCGAGATGCAAATACGGCAACAGCATTAGCGGATACAGAAGAGTTTATTTTAGCTGTTAAAGAATTAGCGAAATCTACCAAGCAAGGCGTATATCCTGTTGTAACACCTCGCTTTATTCCAAGTTGTACAAATAGTGCTTTAAAAGGTTTAGGTGAATTGGCAGCTAAGTATGATACACATATTCAATCTCATTGTAGTGAAAGTGACTGGGAGCATAGGTACGTGCAAGACCGCTTCAACAAAAATGATGCCTACGCTTTACATGATTTTGGTCTATTAGGTGATAAGTCTGTTATGGCACATTGTAATTTCTTAAACGATGAAGATGCCACACTATTTGCTGAAACTGGTACTGCTATCGGCCATTGTCCAATTTCAAATGCTTATTTTGCTAACAGCGTTATTCCCATTGCCCGCTTCCATGCAAAAGGTGTAGATATTGGTTTAGGCTCAGACATTTCAGGTGGCTTCTCACCTAGTCTTTTTGATAATGCAAGACAGGCGGTAATGTCATCTAGAATGTTGGAAGATGGTGTGAATACAGAACTTCCTGCAGACAAACGTGGCGTGCCAAATTCGCGCATTACTATCAACGAAGCATTCTATTTAGCAACAGCTGGCGGTGGTGAAAGTTTAAGTCTTCCAATTGGTCGCTTACAAGAAAACTATACGTGGGATGTTCAAGTAATCGATACAAAAGTAGCATCTGCTAAACTACCAATCTTTGATAACAAAGAAAAACTGATTGATATCTTCCAAAAAATCATGTATCTAGTACGTCCTGAAAATATTCGAGAAGTATGGGTGCAAGGCATTAAAGTGCACGAAAGAACAGAATAA
- a CDS encoding uracil-xanthine permease family protein — translation METQKNNLANSNTAHLTVLPDDKVPFGQSALLGLQHVMAMDVYVVPFLIAMLIGMQSGQASALIQSTFIAAGIATIVQSHFCMKLPIAQGPSYVPLGAIVGIYAASGSGELGWSAVLGASLIGAIFVIILGYTGIFNKIVKTFIPPIVGGTIIFVVGLSLMPVGLSSNIFEGAGATISQNIYLALISATVLIGCVMLGSIFRQKGRVFRIASVIIALLIGCVAANIMGILDLSAVGKANWFSLPQLPFVDYGFTFNFSAIITMVIIYIVLMAETTGTWFAVSNVIDKPLTDRQINRGVIGEGIGCFIASLLGSTPVTGYSTNAGVISITGIASRRIFIVAGFWFILFGFSGKLAALISAIPSAVIGGVFVIVCGIIAISGLQVMKNEHIGEKEMYVIAVPVILTLALTLLPKDFLYALPTTVQYLFGSPIATAALVAIMLNKVLPNVK, via the coding sequence GTGGAAACGCAAAAAAACAATTTAGCAAACAGTAATACCGCACATTTAACCGTTTTACCCGATGACAAAGTACCATTCGGTCAATCCGCTCTTCTAGGTTTACAACATGTAATGGCCATGGACGTCTATGTCGTACCTTTCCTAATTGCGATGTTAATAGGCATGCAATCAGGACAAGCAAGTGCTTTAATACAATCAACATTTATCGCAGCAGGGATTGCGACGATTGTCCAAAGCCATTTCTGCATGAAGCTTCCAATCGCACAAGGACCCTCGTATGTACCATTAGGAGCGATAGTTGGTATCTATGCCGCAAGTGGCAGTGGCGAACTTGGTTGGAGCGCTGTACTGGGTGCAAGCCTGATTGGGGCCATTTTTGTCATCATTTTAGGTTATACAGGTATTTTCAACAAAATCGTTAAAACATTTATTCCCCCAATTGTAGGCGGTACAATTATTTTCGTCGTTGGCTTATCCCTTATGCCCGTTGGTTTAAGTAGTAATATTTTTGAAGGCGCTGGTGCTACGATTAGCCAAAACATATACTTGGCGCTTATTTCAGCTACCGTATTAATTGGCTGCGTAATGCTAGGCTCTATATTCCGTCAAAAAGGTCGAGTATTTCGTATTGCCTCCGTTATTATCGCGTTGCTTATCGGTTGTGTCGCTGCAAATATTATGGGTATTTTAGATTTATCGGCTGTTGGAAAAGCAAATTGGTTTAGCTTACCGCAATTGCCTTTTGTAGATTACGGCTTTACATTTAACTTTTCAGCTATTATAACAATGGTGATTATCTATATTGTCTTAATGGCTGAAACGACGGGTACATGGTTTGCTGTAAGTAATGTAATTGATAAACCATTGACAGATAGACAAATTAATCGTGGGGTAATTGGTGAGGGTATTGGCTGTTTCATCGCCTCATTACTCGGTTCTACGCCGGTAACTGGCTATTCAACAAATGCAGGGGTTATTTCCATCACAGGTATTGCAAGCCGTCGTATCTTTATTGTTGCAGGTTTTTGGTTTATTTTGTTCGGTTTTTCCGGTAAATTGGCTGCCTTAATCTCTGCCATTCCTTCAGCAGTGATCGGTGGCGTCTTTGTCATCGTCTGTGGCATTATCGCCATTAGCGGGTTACAGGTAATGAAAAATGAACATATTGGCGAAAAAGAAATGTACGTCATTGCTGTTCCTGTTATCTTAACATTAGCGTTAACACTATTACCAAAAGATTTCTTATATGCTTTACCTACAACGGTACAATATTTATTCGGCTCTCCAATAGCAACAGCTGCGCTCGTTGCCATTATGTTAAATAAAGTATTACCAAATGTTAAATAG
- a CDS encoding winged helix-turn-helix transcriptional regulator, with protein sequence MTQSNCSHICSSYHQAIEFIGKRWMGMIIYTLLPGPKRYHEIHATIPGISDRLLTERLNELVNAGLIEKKYIDSSIKKVEYALTPNGLAFQEVIASIQKWIDLCEFEKMTKETT encoded by the coding sequence ATGACACAATCAAACTGTTCACATATATGTAGTAGTTATCATCAGGCAATAGAGTTTATAGGGAAACGTTGGATGGGAATGATTATTTATACTTTGTTGCCTGGTCCAAAAAGGTATCATGAAATTCATGCCACAATACCCGGCATTTCTGATCGTTTACTAACAGAACGTTTAAATGAGCTTGTTAATGCAGGATTAATTGAAAAGAAATACATTGATTCATCGATAAAAAAGGTAGAATATGCATTAACACCAAATGGCTTAGCATTTCAGGAAGTCATAGCGTCTATTCAAAAATGGATTGATTTATGTGAATTTGAGAAAATGACAAAAGAGACAACATAA
- a CDS encoding nitroreductase family protein: MSATKTQSNLYTIMEERKSVRVYDPAFKIPQVELEAIIQEATSAPSSSNLQPWRFLVIQDEAVKTELRAIANNQEQVETSSAIIAVLGNAEMYQQVEQIYTQNVAEGHMGEAQKDLMITNTLRTYPAAPLEVRKNIATFDAGLISMQLMLIAKEKGYDTVTMGGFDKEKFAQRFELPEHIFPVVLIAIGKAAAPAYGSSRLPLKDIARFI, translated from the coding sequence ATGTCAGCAACTAAAACACAATCCAATCTATATACAATTATGGAAGAGCGTAAATCCGTTCGCGTCTATGATCCAGCTTTTAAAATTCCACAAGTAGAGCTTGAAGCAATTATTCAAGAGGCTACTAGCGCTCCGTCATCTAGTAACTTGCAACCATGGAGATTCCTAGTCATTCAAGACGAAGCTGTAAAAACAGAACTACGTGCTATTGCCAATAACCAAGAACAAGTTGAAACATCTTCAGCTATTATTGCAGTGTTAGGCAATGCCGAAATGTATCAGCAAGTTGAACAAATTTACACGCAAAATGTAGCAGAAGGGCATATGGGTGAAGCACAGAAAGATTTAATGATTACGAATACTCTACGTACTTACCCAGCTGCACCACTTGAAGTCAGAAAAAATATTGCAACATTTGATGCAGGTCTTATCTCAATGCAACTAATGCTGATTGCAAAAGAAAAAGGTTATGATACGGTGACAATGGGCGGATTTGATAAAGAGAAATTTGCACAACGTTTTGAATTACCAGAGCATATTTTCCCTGTTGTTCTTATTGCCATCGGGAAAGCGGCAGCACCTGCTTATGGTTCATCACGTTTACCATTAAAAGACATTGCTCGTTTTATTTAA
- the solA gene encoding N-methyl-L-tryptophan oxidase, whose amino-acid sequence MIYDVIIVGAGSMGMAAGYYLAKAGKNVLMLDAFDPPHEEGSHHGETRIIRFAYGEGASYVPFVLRAGQLWKELEAETSESLFLQTGVMNVGQSDHTFLQNVRTSAKLYDLPLEQYTAAEAMEKWPGLALPEDLVVCYEPTAGVLHVEACIAAYKKLALAQGAILHTNEKVHAIKTEDIVQIHTENGLYEARNLIVTAGAWASELLQTMNLSYPITPTRKTFAWFEADEQLYRDTTFPAYCFEFADSAYYGFPSIHGAGLKLGRHDGGEPIDPNEPMRPFDNQDAADLQHFLNRFMPQHGALAFGKTCKYSVTPDEHFIIDFLPNHRNIVIAAGFSGHGFKFSSAVGEVLTELILNGTSKQDLSLFQLNRFA is encoded by the coding sequence ATGATTTATGATGTAATTATTGTGGGTGCTGGTTCAATGGGAATGGCGGCTGGTTATTATTTAGCGAAGGCAGGAAAAAACGTCCTTATGCTCGATGCTTTTGATCCACCACATGAAGAGGGCAGCCATCATGGCGAAACAAGAATTATTCGTTTTGCTTACGGTGAAGGAGCGAGTTATGTCCCTTTCGTGCTACGCGCAGGACAACTATGGAAAGAGCTTGAAGCGGAAACAAGTGAATCTTTATTTTTACAAACAGGTGTGATGAATGTTGGTCAATCAGATCATACCTTTCTTCAAAATGTTAGAACAAGCGCGAAACTATACGATTTACCTTTAGAACAGTATACAGCCGCCGAAGCGATGGAAAAATGGCCTGGATTAGCATTGCCTGAGGATTTAGTAGTGTGCTATGAACCAACTGCAGGTGTATTGCATGTAGAAGCCTGTATCGCTGCCTATAAAAAGTTAGCATTAGCACAAGGTGCCATTTTACATACAAATGAAAAGGTCCACGCTATTAAGACCGAAGACATTGTACAAATACATACAGAAAATGGGTTATATGAGGCAAGAAACCTCATTGTCACAGCAGGGGCTTGGGCATCGGAATTGCTCCAAACCATGAACCTTTCATATCCTATTACACCAACACGCAAAACATTTGCTTGGTTTGAAGCAGACGAACAGCTTTATCGTGACACTACATTCCCCGCCTACTGTTTCGAATTTGCTGATTCAGCCTATTACGGTTTTCCAAGCATTCATGGGGCAGGCTTGAAACTAGGTCGCCATGATGGTGGTGAGCCTATCGACCCTAATGAGCCAATGCGTCCATTCGATAATCAGGATGCTGCTGATTTACAACATTTTCTCAATCGCTTTATGCCACAGCATGGTGCACTTGCATTCGGCAAAACATGTAAATATTCTGTGACACCTGATGAACACTTTATCATTGATTTTTTACCTAATCATCGCAATATTGTCATTGCTGCAGGATTTTCTGGTCATGGCTTCAAATTTAGTAGCGCAGTTGGCGAAGTATTAACAGAACTTATATTAAATGGTACAAGCAAGCAAGATTTATCCCTTTTTCAGCTTAATCGCTTTGCCTAA
- a CDS encoding hydantoinase B/oxoprolinase family protein yields MSTTGLFLNNQIKNLDPVTFEVLKNGFVNLVDQMAEQMLRTCYSFVIYNRDFSCALCDAQGNTVMQGTQDISVHVGTLHLTAKAILEDFANDIHPGDVFLVNDPYRGGTHFSDVRVILPVFHGDKLIALMQTNGHWADVGGSNPGSFDITAKEHYGEGLRIPPVRIYSKGQYLADVVNIIVMNMRIPEERIGDLRSQVEAAKIGEKQLNEMINKYGIDTVLLAFEEVQNYVERLTSAKIKALPKGQWETVDYIDMDPELGDGLIPVHVKMTIREDEIFYDLSGSHPAISCFLNAGFGSALSGIYAGTKTFFPEIPLNSGFYRVVKIHLPENTVVNAPSPIAVSGYCSGSFEKIMNACFELWSNIMPERAIACSFNLEYLLIGGYDQRQNNNGYFMWYDWMAGGHGGRVDRDGANTTSPVFGVGLSVQPCEGQERLSPVLTTKHEIITDSAGPGKYRGGCGVEKGGLLTDINNTVMSYCCDRSRSITWGIMGGLPSIAQGAILNPNQAGEEFLGTIFSNVALKKGDSFTRPSAGGGGLGDPLERDVNAVLEDVIDEYVSLERAKLDYGVVIREIDRDIDAFEIDMAATVKERAYIRKNRQQWLETDPYEVERMYNTGEINQMDVVRRYGVIMDYKTNQVLPISTKQYRTSMKKRSLAYWM; encoded by the coding sequence ATGAGTACTACAGGATTGTTCCTAAATAATCAAATTAAAAATCTGGATCCAGTAACATTTGAAGTGTTGAAAAATGGCTTTGTAAATTTAGTCGATCAAATGGCTGAACAAATGTTGCGTACTTGCTATTCTTTTGTTATTTATAATCGGGATTTTAGTTGTGCATTATGTGACGCACAAGGAAATACAGTTATGCAGGGAACACAAGATATTTCGGTACATGTCGGTACTTTACATCTAACAGCGAAAGCGATTTTAGAGGATTTTGCAAATGATATTCACCCTGGTGACGTATTTTTAGTAAATGATCCATATCGGGGGGGCACGCATTTTAGCGATGTTCGGGTTATACTACCTGTTTTCCATGGCGATAAGCTGATTGCCCTGATGCAAACAAACGGTCATTGGGCAGATGTAGGTGGTTCTAATCCAGGTTCTTTTGATATTACAGCAAAGGAACATTATGGAGAGGGATTACGAATACCCCCTGTACGCATTTATAGTAAAGGTCAGTATTTAGCAGATGTTGTGAATATTATCGTGATGAATATGCGTATTCCCGAGGAACGAATTGGCGATTTACGTTCACAAGTAGAAGCGGCTAAAATTGGCGAAAAACAATTGAATGAGATGATTAACAAATATGGTATCGATACGGTTTTATTAGCATTTGAAGAGGTACAAAATTATGTAGAACGTTTGACGAGTGCAAAGATTAAAGCCTTACCGAAAGGACAATGGGAAACAGTAGATTACATTGATATGGACCCAGAGCTAGGGGATGGCTTAATACCAGTGCATGTGAAAATGACAATTCGTGAAGATGAAATTTTCTATGATTTAAGTGGGTCACACCCTGCTATAAGTTGCTTTTTAAATGCTGGATTCGGTTCGGCACTTTCTGGTATTTATGCAGGAACGAAAACATTCTTTCCGGAAATTCCATTAAATTCAGGTTTCTATCGAGTTGTCAAAATACATTTGCCCGAAAATACTGTTGTCAATGCTCCGAGTCCTATTGCAGTATCTGGCTATTGCTCAGGTTCTTTTGAAAAGATAATGAATGCATGTTTTGAGTTATGGTCAAACATCATGCCTGAACGTGCAATTGCTTGTTCATTTAACCTAGAGTATTTGTTAATTGGTGGCTACGATCAACGACAAAATAATAATGGGTATTTTATGTGGTATGACTGGATGGCAGGAGGACATGGTGGGCGTGTGGATCGCGATGGCGCAAATACGACATCACCTGTATTTGGGGTCGGTTTAAGTGTCCAACCGTGTGAAGGGCAAGAACGCTTGTCTCCTGTACTAACGACAAAACATGAGATTATTACAGATTCAGCAGGTCCAGGGAAATATCGCGGTGGTTGTGGTGTTGAAAAGGGTGGGTTATTAACGGATATAAACAACACCGTGATGTCATATTGTTGTGACCGTTCTCGTTCTATTACGTGGGGCATTATGGGAGGCTTACCGTCCATTGCACAAGGGGCTATTTTAAATCCAAATCAAGCTGGTGAGGAATTTTTGGGTACTATTTTTTCTAATGTCGCATTGAAAAAGGGAGACTCCTTTACACGTCCATCTGCTGGCGGGGGAGGATTAGGTGACCCTCTTGAGCGTGATGTCAACGCAGTTTTAGAGGATGTCATCGATGAATATGTTTCGCTTGAACGTGCGAAACTTGATTATGGCGTTGTTATCCGTGAAATTGATCGTGATATTGATGCATTTGAAATTGATATGGCAGCTACCGTGAAAGAGCGAGCGTATATTCGAAAAAATCGTCAACAATGGCTTGAAACAGACCCCTATGAAGTGGAGCGTATGTACAATACAGGTGAAATCAATCAAATGGACGTTGTACGTCGCTATGGCGTTATTATGGATTACAAAACAAATCAAGTGTTACCAATTTCCACAAAACAATATCGTACGTCCATGAAAAAACGTTCGTTAGCCTATTGGATGTAA